One part of the Calypte anna isolate BGI_N300 chromosome 12, bCalAnn1_v1.p, whole genome shotgun sequence genome encodes these proteins:
- the LOC115599000 gene encoding histone H2A type 2-B — MSGRGKSGGKARAKAKSRSSRAGLQFPVGRVHRLLRKGNYAERVGAGAPVYLAAVLEYLSAEILELAGNAARDNKKTRIIPRHLQLAIRNDEELNKLLGGVTIAQGGVLPNIQAVLLPKKTQSSKK, encoded by the coding sequence ATGTCGGGCCGGGGCAAGTCCGGCGGCAAGGCGCGGGCAAAGGCCAAGTCGCGATCGTCGCGGGCCGGGCTGCAGTTCCCGGTAGGCCGGGTGCACCGGCTGCTGCGGAAGGGTAACTACGCGGAGAGGGTGGGCGCCGGGGCCCCGGTGTACCTGGCGGCGGTGCTGGAGTACCTCTCGGCTGAGATTCTGGAGCTGGCGGGTAACGCGGCCCGCGACAACAAGAAGACGCGCATCATCCCGCGGCACCTGCAGCTCGCCATCCGCAACGACGAGgagctcaacaagctgctgggcGGCGTGACCATCGCCCAGGGCGGCGTCCTGCCCAACATCCAGGCCGTGCTCCTACCCAAGAAAACGCAGAGCTCCAAAAAGTGA
- the LOC103533267 gene encoding histone H1x encodes MSVELEEADLPLTEAEEAPLSPEKKAASKKAKGGGSSLSPSKKKKNNKKKNQPGKYSQLVVETIRKLGERNGSSLAKIYNEAKKVAWFDQQNGRTYLKYSIKALVQNDTLLQVKGTGANGSFKLNRKKLEGGGEGGAGSSTHKSHKKATASTSRRAEKKPAAKSKKPEKKSHKKGASSAAAKKDKGKAKKATKKAAASPGGKKVKKSAKPKALKSRKA; translated from the coding sequence ATGTCGGTGGAGCTGGAAGAAGCCGATCTGCCCCTGACCGAGGCGGAGGAAGCGCCTCTCTCCCCGGAGAAGAAAGCCGCCAGTAAGAAGGCGAAAGGCGGCGGCTCGTCGTTGTCGCCGTcgaagaagaaaaagaacaacaaaaagaagaacCAGCCGGGCAAGTATAGTCAGCTGGTAGTGGAGACGATCCGCAAGCTGGGGGAGCGCAATGGCTCCTCTCTGGCCAAGATCTACAACGAGGCCAAGAAGGTGGCCTGGTTCGACCAGCAGAACGGCAGGACCTACCTGAAGTACTCCATCAAGGCCCTGGTGCAGAACGACACGCTGCTCCAGGTCAAGGGCACCGGCGCCAACGGCTCCTTCAAGCTCAACAGGAAGAAGCTGGAAGGCGGCGGCGAGGGGGGCGcgggcagcagcacccacaaGTCTCACAAGAAAGCCACGGCCTCCACGTCCCGGCGGGCGGAGAAGAAGCCGGCGGCCAAGAGCAAGAAGCCCGAGAAGAAATCGCACAAGAAGGGAGCCAGCAGCGCGGCGGCGAAGAAGGACAAGGGCaaagccaagaaggccaccaagAAAGCAGCCGCGTCCCCCGGGGGCAAGAAGGTGAAGAAGTCGGCAAAGCCCAAGGCACTCAAGAGCAGGAAGGCATGA
- the RAB7A gene encoding ras-related protein Rab-7a produces MTSRKKVLLKVIILGDSGVGKTSLMNQYVNKKFSNQYKATIGADFLTKEVMVDDRLVTMQIWDTAGQERFQSLGVAFYRGADCCVLVFDVTAPNTFKTLDSWRDEFLIQASPRDPENFPFVVLGNKIDLENRQVTTKRAQAWCYSKNNIPYFETSAKEAINVEQAFQTIARNALKQETEVELYNEFPEPIKLDKNDRVKASAESCSC; encoded by the exons ATGACTTCTAGGAAGAAAGTGTTACTGAAAGTCATCATCCTCGGAGACTCTGG GGTGGGAAAGACTTCACTTATGAACCAGTATGTGAACAAGAAATTCAGTAACCAGTACAAGGCTACGATAGGTGCAGACTTCCTGACAAAAGAGGTCATGGTGGATGACAGGCTAGTGACAATGCAG ATATGGGATACAGCAGGACAAGAACGATTTCAGTCTCTGGGAGTTGCCTTCTACAGGGGAGCAGACTGCTGTGTGCTGGTGTTTGATGTCACAGCCCCCAACACGTTCAAAACCCTAGACAGCTGGAGGGACGAGTTTCTCATTCAGGCCAGTCCAAGGGATCCTGAGAACTTTCCTTTTGTTGTGCTGGGAAACAAGATTGACCTAGAAAACAGACAA GTCACCACAAAACGGGCACAAGCCTGGTGCTACAGTAAAAACAACATCCCCTACTTTGAAACCAGTGCCAAAGAGGCCATTAATGTGGAACAAGCTTTCCAGACGATTGCACGAAATGCACTTAAACAG GAAACCGAAGTGGAGCTTTACAATGAATTCCCTGAACCCATCAAACTAGACAAGAATGACCGAGTGAAGGCCTCTGcggagagctgcagctgctga